The Centroberyx gerrardi isolate f3 chromosome 13, fCenGer3.hap1.cur.20231027, whole genome shotgun sequence genome contains the following window.
tcctataacacacacagtgtgtctgtggtactcaatattGACTTTATAGTGATCTTGTCGTAGTTTGGGCTTGTTGATTTTTTCCCTAGGTCATCatgcctataatattcctgtaaggACTTATAATTTTGtatggatttttttccttttccttttttcctttttactcaaaaatgtaataaatcccAACATAAATATCATGGATAAATATTAGAGTGTAAAGTTTGGAAATTTGACTTTCTAAGTAAGCACTTCTGTTTGATAGACCATGTtagttttttgtattattttttttctctttatttaaacaggaaGAGCGCTTCCTGGGAGGACCGGGAGCACGCGCCGCACCGTGAAGCACATGACCGTGTTTACGTTGTAACCCGAAGCCCCAATGAGGAAGAGGGTGTCAACAAGTCTGTTACCGCGTTATAACGGCTGCTTACGTGGATTTCGGACAACGCGCCTTTCTTTTAAAGTCATGGATTATCCTACAATAAAGTCTCTACAGATGAAGCAATAGATGAAGCACAAGACTACAGCGACATCTGCTCAACTCAGGCAAGAAAtacaactggaaaaaaaaagaagacaaaagtTGAATCAAAGAAGCTGTGCTGGACTTCTCTCTCCAGGCTTTGGCAGGGATTGTGTTTGCACTGATCTGGTGTAAGTAAGCGCCACCCTCTGTGTTTCCACTTGTTTGCTCCTGCGCCTGTTGTGTTGACTGACTCACTGTGCTTCCTCTCCTACATTTCATCTACAGTATCACAAGCTCACCGGGACGAACACAGATGGCTGCCCCCTTTGTCCCAGTCCCCTTACCGGTGGGTCGGGCAGCAGGGTGCAGGTCTTGGCACAAGAGGATGTCTCCCACAAGTAGTTCTCCATCCAGCAACTGCGGGCCCTCCCCCCGTGAGGGTGTTCCCTGGGTGAGAGGCGTTGGGCCCTGGGGTGCCCCAGCTGGGCGCCCCACGCCGGAGGCATGCCAGAGGAGACCCAGGGGAGACGGAGCGGAGGGGTCATCATCGCTCCTGGAGGATGGGAGCGGAGGGGACAGCTGGGTGGAGAGGCCCTCCACCCCGACGCTGCTGGGCCATGAGGTCATGGAGGAGAGGGCAAAGTTCACGGTAGGGATTTAAACAACAGGTCTGCTTTTCCTGCAGGAGGTCGAAGCTAGATTTTCTGTTAATTAATCGAATCACTGGAAGAAAAGGACTGAACTTGGATCTGTGGTTtaagtcaacatttcaaattTTTGTGCAATTTTTAGGGACAGACTTCAGTAATATCAGTAGACAGAGAAGGGAATGCAGCTCATCACTTGTGGCTGGGACAGCTGATCCTCCAAAAAAATAGTCCAAGGCACACTTCTTTGCAGAAAAAGTATTCAgtaatatattgtatttttatgaaATCTTTTACAGATGTTTTCATCAAGCAGACTCTAGCATTGGTGAAGAGTGGATACATGTTATTTACAGAGACAGACTAATGGGCTGTGTGCGATAATGTGTGTCATACTGACATCATATGGCTTCCTTTTATAAAGCtgaactagtgtgtgtgtgtgagtgtgtgttgagtgcACAGAATCAGTCACAGTCACAAGGACGTGAGTGTAACAAGGGTCGTTCAGTTTGCAGCAACTGCCGATAAGATTCCCCATTCTCCTCGCAGGATAATGACCGCTGGCCGTAGAACATGTGTGTAATAAATGTGCACACTAACACTTTTACTCAAGACGATGCTCAGTCAGTACAGCAAATAGATAAGCTGCACAAATGCACTGTGGCATCGTAAGTcaggtgtgatgtgtgtgtttgtgtctgtaggTTTATAAGATCCTGGTGACGGGGAGTCACGGAGACAGCTGGGTGATCTTCAGAAGGTACACCGACTTCTCCAGGCTCAACGACAAGGTGAGCAGCCCGTCGTGAACCTCTGTGCTTATTAATCTGTGACGTTTCAGCAATATCGGGTTTCATCAGGGTGTGAAAAACATGCGCCGTGCACTTCCCCAAGTAGCCTTGGGCTGGACAAGGAAGAGGTTGTAATCGTGCAATCCATTACAAATAAATGTCATGGCACACAGAGGAGTCGGGAGGTTTTCCCTTTTACCGTCCTGCTATTggattgacttttttttctctattgatCTCAGaaggggaaattctctttttgcttgctcGGCACCCCGGAGCTGGTCGGGATTCACtgtcttgctcagggacactttAGCAGAGCTACGCCACTCtgctgcctccaaacaactatATTTAGTGTAGTACATGACATGTCTTTTTCTTGATTGTTCTTTAGGTTTTGGGCATCATGAACCTGTAACAGTTTTGACTCACTCTTGATGAAGgagatatttttttctatagTTATTGTATTTCTCTGTTATTTGCTGTTTTCATGGCTGCAGCTGAAGGAGCTGTTTCCCAGGTTTCGTCTAGCTCTGCCTCCCAAGCGCTGGTTCAAGGACAACTATGACATGGAGTTTCTAGAGGAGCGGCAGATCGGACTGCAGACCTTTCTACAGAACCTGTTGGCACACAAAGACATCATCGGCAGGTACACAGcagtgcgtttgtgtgtgtgtgtgttagggctgaacgattttgaaaaaatatctaattgcgattattttgactgatattgcaattgcgatatgatttgcgatattagagggaatgataatttttacatcattattctcatttccATTGAAAAACggattaaaatgattatggtgtgatttttgcggggatctgtaccaaacaaagatgttttcttaagtctgtagaatatgatgtgtaggcaggacatctctgcagcacgacaatatttaatttaaaatggtattttgacacacatttcgcctttaatgAATATTGCGGCTCCTgcaatttgaaaattgcagtaggccatattgcgatttcgataaaattttgattaattgttcagccctagtgtgtgtgtgtgtgtgtgtgtgtgtgtaccatagCTCATGTTGTAGCTAAAAGTCTGTGACTTTTTCAAGTTATTCAGAGATTGCACTGAGCCGTGTTTGACCTTTaatctgtttcctcctcctcagtgaaGCGGTCAGACAGTTCCTGTGTCTGGACGACCCTCCAAGCCCATTCGACAGTctggaggagagcagggtgAGATCTTTCTCCATATTGCTATATAGCTATAGTGATGAGCTCACCTGccaaaataatatataatataaaccCCTGTTCACACTTTAAATCAATTGTCATAAATGTAACCTGCAGTATAGTTCCACTGGACAAGAATGTCTACACAATGACCAAAATGTGAAAAGTCAAACCTAATGGTGCAAGTTTCAACTAATCAATTTCTTCACTTATGAAAGCATATTCTTGGAACCTAGAGCCGAGTCTCTCACTCTTACCCTCTGTCAGTACAGACTGTTGTGTGTTGAGAATAAGCATGGCTTTTTACTCGCTGCTGTGTTGTGCGCAGGCTTTCTGCGAGACTCTGGAGGAGACTAACCACCGGCTCCAGAGGGAACTGctggagaagcagagagaaatcGACACTTTGAAGACGactctggaggagagggagagccacATTGGCCTCCTGGAGAAACAAGTCAAGTAAAGATCTGTTTTTGCGCGGTTGGGAaaatcagatgtgtgtgtgtgtgttctgaaaaTCACTAAAtaactatactgtatgtgtacgtAGACAGTATCAGTACAGACGCTGTTTTCTTACACAGCGGCGTGTCCCTTAGTCCGGAGAGTCCTTGTCAGCTGTCAGCTATGTTGGACGGACACGGagtcacacacaccaacacacacacagaaggagacGCGGATGTGAATGGAGACGGACAAAGACATACAGATGGAAATGAAGAGGAAGACGCAGGCAGGCGATACTCTGTTACTGACTCTGACCAGGAATCAAGCCCTGGAACAAGGTAGAGTATCTGATTAGTagtcctcctctccttcctctttatTCAATAGCgatggcagtggttctcaacgtggggtacAGGGACCACCAGGAGTCCTTAAAGGGGTTAGAGGGGGTCCCCAggaaattgatgaattgttaaacttcaccattatttcatttataataagttaacacaattagaacatgtagaagaatgactgttttggtcatagtttcactgtcatctctctaccgacaatacagatagtcatgggattctggacaaaatcttatctaacaatacaaatattgtcagatttgggtctgagagacaaaatctcatcagatgggggtctgtggcccaaATGTGGACttaattaggggtccttgatataaaaaaggttgagaatcactgatgtgAGACACTTTATCTCTGCGTTTTATCTCTAATTTTGCCTTGTATTTGACAGCTGATGTTATCCCTCAAGTGTAGTAAATGTTATGCATtgtaaaaagttaaaaatacattaatgtaaatgaaaacatcattctgttttttctcaATTCCTGGAAAGTTGAAAATTCAAGGTGTCTGCTGGGCGCTGATGATGTTGCtacctttgattttttttagtttttttgtcttcctctccagGTGTGAGGCTGCTGCACCAGTAAAAAGTCACGGAGCTTACTGGAGCACTCTGGTCATCGCTGATTCACCCGCCCCATCTTAAGTTCAAAGAATAC
Protein-coding sequences here:
- the LOC139918582 gene encoding uncharacterized protein LOC139918582 encodes the protein MKHKTTATSAQLRQEIQLEKKRRQKLNQRSCAGLLSPGFGRDCVCTDLVITSSPGRTQMAAPFVPVPLPVGRAAGCRSWHKRMSPTSSSPSSNCGPSPREGVPWVRGVGPWGAPAGRPTPEACQRRPRGDGAEGSSSLLEDGSGGDSWVERPSTPTLLGHEVMEERAKFTVYKILVTGSHGDSWVIFRRYTDFSRLNDKLKELFPRFRLALPPKRWFKDNYDMEFLEERQIGLQTFLQNLLAHKDIIGSEAVRQFLCLDDPPSPFDSLEESRAFCETLEETNHRLQRELLEKQREIDTLKTTLEERESHIGLLEKQVNGVSLSPESPCQLSAMLDGHGVTHTNTHTEGDADVNGDGQRHTDGNEEEDAGRRYSVTDSDQESSPGTRCEAAAPVKSHGAYWSTLVIADSPAPS